The region GCTTTGTTCTGGGTCCTCTGTAGTCTATTCATTATATAATCTGGTGCATTACCCCAGCATGGCAGAAGATATCTAAGTTGCGGTTCTATAAAGCTGTTATAAAGTAATTTTTGTCCTTCGCAATTTAGTAGGTGAGCACTTTTTCTATGTtatggtgaatggattgcgctaacGAGCTACAATTCatgatttttatggccggaattggaagatatttatgtggacgacgttaatattcaacaagacggcgttaagtgccacacaagcaacgaaacaatagcaatttttttaagaaaattcatgttatttctcaaagaggtgatcacaattggccaccaagatcttatGATCCATTCCAGAACTTAAAGATAAATTCGTGAATCCTTTAATTAGAATCTAAATTTAAAAGTAGAAATcagaaacaaaataatattaccTCGTTGactttaaaataaaacaaataaaatcattatCATACACTAGATAAAGCTCAAAATAATTCTTACTTCTAtttgaaactgaattttttgcGATTCCAATATTTTCAGACGACAAAGAAACATGGATGGTATCAGAAAATTCACAAGAAATTTCAGCATTGAAGGTTTCCTAGAGGCTATACCAAATCCTGTAGAACATTTCATGTCTTCCTCCTACAAATCTTCTCTTAACGACGATGATATCACTGAAGCAGATGAGAATTACGCCTTAAAATGTTTGGTTAATCTTTATCCATATCTAAGGGAGAAAGATATTGTGAGAGTTTTCAAGCGGAAGAAAAATTTGATACTTGTAAGTGAAATTCTAGCAAGGGTGCCAAGGCATTTCAAAAAGCCTAGGGAACTCCTAGATATTGGTGAGGAATGTGAAAATATTAAACTTCTTCAAGAGGTGAGTTGTAAATtgcaatcattaattttatatcCCTATTTCCATTCCGTATTGGTTGACAAATGAATAAAAGTGATTAGGACTaagaagataatttttttaaatatatcatgCTTGATAAATTACTCAGGCTAACATACACTTTAGTACCCGCGATTTTGTAACTGTTTCTGGTTAGTTTTTTATGCTCAAATCTAAATAGccctcagattttgtctatcggACTTATGATTTGAGATATGCTACATTTagcattttttatttgtatataTTTCAAGTCTTAActattaccatagtataaggaaaggatagtaagccaaccgccgtttgacggcaaggaaatagtcaccaggggtcgctggtagttggatttggataagtaactcgataatagatagcgctgaatcatgagctatagatggcgcagaaataatacgataattcattcagtggcgtggttgaaaaggggtcgcatgacattgccaacaacgtgagtacaactagatggcgctcaacatcaacaaaatcgaaaaaagcactacactggcttactatcctttccttatactatgctattactactatttattttatttttaaaccaATTATGGAATTATTGGAAAAGAACCTAAGCACTAAGAAATTACTTGTGTCTTCCATTGTCGCAAATAAATTCCACGCATACAATGCAATAAAATCATCGTGTTCATTATCAACCATATGGTTTTTGAATTATAAACCATCCCATGGTTGGAGATCGACTAATATTCAATCTGAAGCGCTGTTGAATATCCTATCTTCCCGAATGTACTTTCCAAACTAGTATATCCCAAGCGACTCCATTCAAACAAGTATTGCACAGTGTTTGGGCCATCCGACAGGCTTGCATTGAGTTGTcccgatttatttatttcttccaaaaatctactacaaaatttcaacaaaacctTGACTCAAATGTTCGTCATCTTCTAGTGATCATTTGTggactaaaaatttttttcggtctTTCAAATATTCTGCTCGTAAAATTCAAACTTTGGTTTAGTATCCGCCCTTGTCCTCAAATTTTTGTTACTGCCTCAACTTATAAAATTTCtatatgaataaaattatgACTAACTTAGTATAAATCCAGTTCAGAATTCAAGCAAgattatttcgattttttttgcaGATAGCCTTTGTTGAGAACAAGAATCAAATTAAGACTGCCATAAAGATGAAGACTGAACATTATAGATTAGCTAGAGAAGAGGCAGAAAAATTTGGTCTGCTCGAAACGTGCCAATGTTGCTACTTCGAAGGTCTTTTGCCGGAAGAATGTTATCTCTGCAAAAAGAACTGTCCCTTCTGCAAGGATTGCGTGGCTAAAGGCGCAGAGCTTGCTATCGGAGAGGGCAAATTGAAATTTCCTTGCCTCACAAACTGCAATtctgaatttgacatttcaacattgagggtttGTAGTAACAATATAAATTTAATACTTGAAATGTTAATTTCAAGAATGTGCAACACCTTATATTGAGTGAACTTGACTAAAAACTAGATACGGTATGCagagaaatttttattataacaaGGTAAAATTTTACAGTATAAAAGCTATtaggtataaaaaaataaataaacttgcACTGATAAAAAAAAACGTCCTTTGTTGAGCACTTGCTTGATTCAGCTTTAAACTATTCACTCTTTGAAATTTGATGCATGATGCCTCTTTTAACACTAATGTCACATAAATAGGCATAGAGATCAGAAAATCACAGAAgaatttatgaaatttgaaaaatgttttggtgagtaaaataaattgtttttcatctgatctcaattaaataaattaactcATTACGAAGTCATTAGTTTTTCCAAAGACccttcaatttataaaaaattgaaaaaattccaaaaacggTTAAGTTTTGaactttgaacaaacttgggttgatttattccattcaatatgaaaattcaCTTCACGGAAACTCGAcctgttttttcaaaataataagataGCATAAATTAGATCAGAGATCTGATTCTTGTCatgattcattctgaaaaattactgttttaaatgtttcgctatatcttggtttctgttcaagatattaaaaaaatctcaacTCGATTTGTAATTCACAGAAATACgggatatttctttttcaatattcttcttgaattttctatcttCTTGATGAGGTGATCAGCTTGttattttgcacaaagcttgaaatagttatttgataacaaaaaaacatccaaaatctcaactcagtcagttttgtggtcacggaaatattggataatttttttccgTATCCAATCCAAACTGTGTCAGTCAGCTGTTGTAAAGATCGTTCATCTCACCCCCATGTTGGAGTTGATTCTCTCTTTCTACGCATGGTATTATTCGATCATTTATCACTCTACTTGAACCGTAAGAAATTGAAACGAAAAAAGATTTCCAATATTTCTATAAGAATAGATCTGACTAATttgaaatgtaattttttatatgtGAAATAACAACTTAAATGTTCATTCCAAATTGCTAGAGTTTCTATAGGCTTGAAGCATAAAGGGgtatcatttcattatttgaaatgtTCGAACTCGGaagtcagaattttttttttcattttatacattttcttttcatttttaacCCCACGGTTACTCAGGGTTAGAATCCCTCCGCTACATTgattataattatttcataatgttattcatagaaatatcataatgtaaaatttaaaattattttgctTCGTTTTGTTAACAGACTGATATTTATATGCATGAGCAATTTTAGCTCAGAAAAATAGAATGATTCTTTCTGGAGAAagaatttcatagtttttcgaTTCTAAATTCATAATGTGTCATCTGGAGCTGTTCATAGGGATTAATGCACACATAGCAAAAATCGACGGGAGTTCTGTATATCTTAACCCTAGTGTGACAATACAATGTTGAAAAGATCATAATAATACGATTCATATAAACTTTCAATTctttacattattttttttcagatggttCTGGACAAAAAGATATTTGATCCATTGTTCACGAAAATACAAATAGAAGAATTGAAGAGAGCCAATATCGATGGTTTGGAAACCTGTCCATTCTGTGACTTCTCGATGATCTTATCGGATCAGGAGAAAATTTTCAAGTGCCAAAATGTAGACTGTATGGAAATGACTTGTAGAGAATGTAGACATAAAGCACATATGCCGCTCAAATGTAACGAAATAGAATACGATGAAGATGTCAGAAGAAGAACTTATATTGAGAATAAAATGACTGAAGCTTTAGTAAGGTAATATACATAAACATTATGCAATTTTGTAGCTTATAAGTCTGAAGTTTTAGCCCCCAAACGCTTCTAATTTCTTCAGCCGTGGTCTAATCGgttattgttgatatttataCTCTCTCTATTGGGTTATGGATAGGTAGTTCATCCTCTTCACTTCTAGATAGTTTAGGTAGGGTACGATTTCTGGCAGCCTGGTGCTATGAACAATTGTTGTCTTTTCTCTTCTATTGATTTTATTGGCTTATACAggattagaactatttagaggttAGAggtacagggtggcttaaattacaaaaagatTGCTTTATTGGTGTGTTGTGTTAACagatatctccaatggttcccgagatatctcgaaaaaactgaaattcgcaattttctgtataactcattagtttttggagataacttcacaaaACTCGGTttgttgtcattattttttctgtattcCATTGTTTCAAACACCCGATAGTCAATTTactttttcttatggacgccatatcgGTTTTCCTTGTGaggtgataaataaaaaaattacgaattcaacaatatatCACACTAAAAATATATCGAATCTAGGtactcaaatttgaagagttgttatgaaaaaatctgaagacatcATTAATATCTCTATATTTGATGATGGCtttaaaccaaatttcgtggaATTATCTCCAAAAAGAAATGAGTtgtgcagaaaaaaaaaatcttgattttcagttttttcgagatatctcgatagaaatattttggatttgttcataccaacacactcatccctaaataacgcaaataaacaaaagtttttttcctttattacagagaaaaaaacaacaaaaaaccaAGTAATCGTAATTCTTTCTCACAATACGTGTATTGAAATGAATGATATTCAAGTTTGTGTCACCTTAAATTATCTTTCTAACCTCATCTAAACTAATAAATGTTCTCGTCTTCTCTTCCAATTTTGGCTCAATAATAGACATTCAACTACAaaatataattatgaaataaaacaaaagtaaaagtattaattatataaatatgcgattgaaaatcaaataatttaccCTCTGACAAGCTATCATACAACATCAATACAAACTGTGCTTTtaagtttcatgaaaaataaaccAATATTATTAATTTCCCTCTGTACTAAACTCCCTGACTAATATTATCGATAACTCTGATATTATACCACTTTTAGTCTTTGCCTTTATGTCACCGCCAATTGTCCAAACGTTTTTGTTTCCAAGCTTTACAGTAGCATACTTGAGCTATTCGATTCGTTTTTTCGTCAAATCCACcttcaatacaatatttgtatagtatatccaaagtcacttggaggaagatgaatatttatattatacaaggtttgtccaagtttccagagaTTCCTTtgaggccagtgaatttattgcctaacaatactttcaaataaaccccggtatttagcagatcgtTACATCCACTTCAAAGGCACATCTAtgtccaagcgtttttatagaccagttcaagtgactttggatatactatacctaggAATTGTTTACGGGAATATATGAATTGGTTACGATGAAATTCATCACTGAATTGAATTAGTATGGGTCTTGTTTTGTTTTCAGCTTTTTTTCCTAGACGATGGCATGTTAATATTGCACGTTCTGCAATGTTTATATTCTTATCTTTACATATTTAAGTGATATTCTCTGTCGGATTCGAATTGCGTGTTTCAGGAACTCCAAAAATTATTACATTGGCCTTCTTATTTTCCTGTTGTAGCTGTTCCAATTTGGTTGAAAAAGATAATTGTGTTAATGAATTGAGTCATAATTTTTCAACCTATAAACAGAAACATCTTCACAATGAAAAGTCGTTCTTCATAttgatgaattgttttcattgaatctgGAAAAAACTTCCATTAAAccaatcaaatattcattattacAATTTTCGGTTCATCATTCCATCTGTTGTACTAATAATGTATTACTGTacattgaaattgtttgaaGTAGTTAATGTACCACTTTATACATTTAATCAACAAAGTTCTATCTATctttccaatgaatatttcattgaaaaaacaatatcaattttAGAATACATTGATCTGCAGGGATttataatatcaatgaataaaagtatacattaaaaaatgaaatttcattatattgatgaaaaagtatattatatcaatgaaatcaatttGATTATTGCCATTCTTTAATACAATGAACAAAGATATAAGTATTCATAAACATTCTTATCTGTTGACTATTCAATCTGAATAAAAccttagttttcattttttttgttcacccctgtatataataaaaaacgAAGTAACTGAGGATAGCATTTAAACTGTTGTTTTTGAGAAATGAAGCTGAAGGGCTGAAATAGAACAATGgaatcaagagaaaatgaactccaaactttgttgagattttgtccATTCCCCTAATTATGCCGGTGTGTATACTAATAAAATCCTAATATCTGGGGTtagttaatgaattttttttctaaatttattAACAATCAAATAACATTGTATTCTATAAGCTAATCACTTAGCAAAGGACTTCAATACACTCGATTTAGCGTGGCGAGGACTCTTCCAATGAAAGACCAATTATCCTCATCTGAGCGCAATTGACCAGGTTCTCTCGAGTCTTCTATTAGGTTATTCCAGGACTGGTATGATGAGAGAATTTGTGTGTGATTCTAGCCTGTCATAGTATTTGCCACATCGGTTTTTTAGCACATCTTTAACGTGAGGTAAATTCAGATAATTTTGCAGTATTGCATTGGTGCATCAGGCATTACATAAAATAATAGTGAAGGTTCTTGTTAAATATGACAAGAATACAAATCATTTGAATGGGGGCGCAAAAGCTCCTAACTTCAAGTCAGTACTTTCTCTCAGATGATGAAATAAgcatattttttttagaacatGTTGGCAGTGCCGGAAATCATTTTTGAAGGAATCAGGATGCAACAAAATGACTTGTACTTGTGGTGCGAAAATGTGCTATTATTGTGGTGCCAATAATATAGGTTATGACCATTTTGGTGAAATATCTGCAAACAAGTaagttattttataatattaactGAAAAGAGTACTAATCCTAATGATAGTTTTAATTAACCTGTCCATAAGTGAGTGTGGAAATCAAGGATAAGATTTCCTAAATTGTGACCCAATATTTAGAGGGAAACAATTACTTacatataatttcattttctaaaatgattgaGCATTCTATAAGTGTCTGAATTATCTCTGATTGCCTTCTTTAAGGTAatcttgtacagggtgggcaaatttcgatgttttagcacaacttttaaaccagaggagatagacaaaatctgataccccattctcggtctctttttctgagaaacttacaagggtagtattcatttttggccaccttcttttgttttcgagttataagcgaaaattggaaaaattgcgatattgaaaacatttatatctccgctaatactgatgataaagctctgaaattaaaacattatacaggcacttttttacttagaatccagtggcgtgctcgtattttcaatagggtttttaattacgaagctatgaccatagtataaggaaaggatagtaagccagtgtagtgcttttttcgattttgttgatgttgagcgccatctagttgcactcacgttaagcctcgaattttactgtcaaaaaattggtccgtaaagtggagccctctgaaagaattggtgttattttgaagaactaaaacatttgaaatagagtggtaagaagatttctatattttgatattttttctgctctacaataagaatttacgccagtggcgtatatttgtgataaacaagtacaatgctacaagttatcatgaaatcactaatcaggtccagtcgtcatgaaatgatatctctaggttttttcaggatttatgaatggaataaactccattttgcgggatatcgatattgcaattgaatgtatttgaagaatattcgattgacatcgttttgttatagattgagtgagaataggtaaagtttctatcaacatttatttcctaatgtcgtaagttccaatgaaatttctcaaaagctatatttagcatttgacagttggtttcgatcattttttcccaaccttCTACGATTCTTcgagttatgtattttattattcgactgtaataatattttctgaccgaaaaatcagcccatgtttttatgaatatttgaagaaaagtttaccttaaacaaccaaattatattgaaatatctcaatgatgttgaaaataaataaaatcatgttttatttttatatttaccttatatttaaaattgaaatgaatattttcgggttgtagtttgtggattgaacatatcaatggatttttcatatagctcaggagcttgaaatattagaggtttcctagtaatacatcttttttggtaaaaatgaaggaaaaaacttgaaaattggaaaattcagttttaatatcaaataaaagaaattttataaagaaaagttcaagagttggtagagacagatggaattttagttcttctatacatactaagcaaatagccactcttagtgctgtgcagtttttttcataaagtaaataagctactttattaaatccaagctcaaccattaacgaagaaagaactgaaaatgattttttaaatcagaatcgTTGTTATCCGTGTTTAATTAAAACTCTTAGCTCCCTGGTTAACATCAGTTCTACAAGATCTTGTTCTAAATCTGTTATTTATCCAGCATTTGAGAAAGGACCTATTGCctcaatcccttcaatattcaagtaaatggtaacaagtgagtatcaaggtgaatttagatgtcagaaatacattaaagaatttagctacgaccaggtcagaagctttcgatttctaattcaataaaaatttagagagatttcctcaatttttactgaattagaaatcaaaagtttctgattttttttttgttcttggaaggaaacaatatgatgtattttttcgatactctctatcatttgaattcaacccgcaccaattctttacaaaataattttctatgggaataaagcttttccgatataagacactatacgatattgatgagggttattgagtctcagtgctgccctggtgataatgaatttgatgctttgaaaagcacacagtttcagtcaataaaaccttgtaatcatgaagatactgagcgaatgctcttgcaaccatcaataatcattatgaattaactggcaattatttctttgaagttggcaaaaataacaaattaggtACCGAGACCCATATATTTGATGGTTTCCTTGTCACTATATATAAAAACCGTGTAGCAACTTGCAACGGATAAAAAATGTGggctcaaaaattcattgacagAAAGGCTTATTCAAGATCGACTCAAGAATCAAATCCCAATACAATACAGAGAATGGAAATCCCACAataagcattcaaaattagcattgttaCAAATTACATCTGCAACGGGTAgctattatgaaaaaatttgcaCTGCTTTGATAGGACTACTTCAAACAAACCTCAAACTGTATTTTAATAGCCACAACTGCTATCTTCAAGCTCTTTTTCATAGTTTTTCAAGTAAAGCAAAAAAAATTGGGAGAAATTATACCGtatagaatatttatattcaccaATTTGCATATCATATTTCAAAGGTAGTTGAAAAGATTATTCATATATAAATTGAATATCCACACGAAATAAAACAAACAGAAGAGAAGACAAATTAGGTAAATATTGCcagccaaaattatccagtggcgtaaatATAGGGGAGCGATCTGATACTTTTTCTATTCTTattctacaccactgtcttttgttcgagaaaattattacatttctAAAGTTTTACAAAAAAAGGGTTCTTTTTTATTGCGCATCTGAAATAGCTTCTGGATATTTcaagtattagtttttttttcaattactcaatcagtttgttgattcctcagaggaatggaaaatatacgagaaacaatttcatttcacgATTTCTTTCTCatccttctcaagaaataatataagaatgggCAAAAACTGCAGAAGTGCAGAACCATGATTTCTGGTTTTAACTTTATTCTTATAACAAGAaaggagaaaataagatatttacccaagtacatgttgaattctatagaaaaactacCGCTCAATTGAGAGTGAGCAAAATAGGTACCAAATGGTATTTTATGATCCGGTCCTAGGGTCGTAATGCGTTCAATAATCGTTCTGACCttgtaataaaagaaattggaggtacacaagaaaacgctcaaaagatagaagtgtctaacgacaagagatgtaataaaccataacaggcactttgaaaatttgccgcctggcatttccttatcattttaagataaatatagttagtatgtttcaggatatactaaaatacatatttaatggattcggtccttacttggcggaaattcattataaataaaataaaacgaattaatttccactatattatttaattgttagcaacaattgtttcgccacactgtggctcaatcaggctacatttctgaactgataagagtacaaaggttcttgttttctaaatgaaggatttcaaagttattattgaaggtatggtcccattcttttaagtgattcgcgtaggttgaaaacgaactatcagatgtataactcttttggtgttcctttatccttttattgaaagatcttcctgtttgtccaatataaaccatagggcaatcattacaggttaacttgtaggcaccggatttattttctttatctgttttgtctttattgtttttaatgaacatctctaagttgttacttgttttgaaggatattgtgtaattaaattttgtcttcaggtatttagcaatcttttcagaaatattattaattttatggtattgatacttaatttttttcgttaacttatgttaataatatttctgaaaagattgctaaatacctgaagacaaaattcaattacacaatatccttcaaaacaagtaacaacttagagatgttcattaacaagttaacctgtaatgattgccctatggtttatattggacaaacaggaagatctttcaataaaaggataaaggaacaccaaaagagttatacatctgatagttcgttttcaacctaggcgaatcacttaaaagaatgggaccataccttcaataataactttgaaatccttcatttagaaaacaagagcttaagactaacactcttagaatccctagaaataaacaggtataatacccaaaatattctgttgaacgaacaaacggatgtaaactcatcccctttattgaatttcttccgatagtttggaaatcccagccgGTAAaatgtccaatataactttgtaatttatgataccctttcgaatatttttgtgtcaattttgttcctatataagattcattacaggtatacagatacaaaaagaatgatagagcggattttgagaacatttaatcctccaagaatacacttcgtcctcaattctatgaatgattcaaaacactttgtttttctgattcagtttagttagaggaggatgtgtgtacatttcaagaccccaggtttaaaagaatagaaagattcgtcggttctcaattcagaataaaaaaatttttgaccactgaaatagagaaatgtctaaaaatcacaatgcatagggatcagaaaagcaaggtttcaaatgaaaaaactttaccaacgatttaaaagacggcattacatttcgaatgtggaatcttatattattatttttagaactctttattgctaaattcatatgtttgaatcttatatccaatttttatatttttttcattgataatatcccaattctattcatatttcttcggatgaaaccactttctactattatatgaataattttaattcaattgtatctatcaatttgttgtaattattcctgaatagagagttaagtgatcattcaaacttttatcgtaatgcaaaacgcaattattcgaataaatattcaatgaatattcgaatattcaaatgtagtggtaacttaataataacataaaaattgttggcaatgttatgcgaccccttttcaaccacgccactgaatgaattttcgtattatttctgcgccatctatagctcatgattcagcgccatctattatcgagttacttctccactttgggtagtcaatagtgttcgatatatgcaacccgTAAAACATTGGTTCCAACTACAGAAGCGACTCCAAGTGACCagctccttgccgtcaaacggcggttggcttactatcctttccttatactatgctatgacccaatattatgttttttcaaataggaacactagatttttgtgccattttctgaaagcttaatttttcctgatttcaaaagtatataacattgtatgattcagatcaatataaataatagaaaatggacaaaaacctcttttcacctaagagtcttaatatttctatggtttcaactgttgatgaacac is a window of Harmonia axyridis chromosome 2, icHarAxyr1.1, whole genome shotgun sequence DNA encoding:
- the LOC123673603 gene encoding uncharacterized protein LOC123673603 isoform X2, giving the protein MDNYMAILQEIFPNRPIDQIEDVIQMVEENEEVEHSLETMINLLSESGDSTLEHGNEGLDEAAGFAHIPAENNVEWRKLVLFMEKIFPDICPIFLWNFCETNNFDWSEVEEIADRLVEGGYELRTGNRCDAIFAQLSDMIPDADPDYLREKAELLAKQAPDNLQQFILAATETNGYPTRKEYLIRQRNMDGIRKFTRNFSIEGFLEAIPNPVEHFMSSSYKSSLNDDDITEADENYALKCLVNLYPYLREKDIVRVFKRKKNLILVSEILARVPRHFKKPRELLDIGEECENIKLLQEIAFVENKNQIKTAIKMKTEHYRLAREEAEKFGLLETCQCCYFEGLLPEECYLCKKNCPFCKDCVAKGAELAIGEGKLKFPCLTNCNSEFDISTLRMVLDKKIFDPLFTKIQIEELKRANIDGLETCPFCDFSMILSDQEKIFKCQNVDCMEMTCRECRHKAHMPLKCNEIEYDEDVRRRTYIENKMTEALVRTCWQCRKSFLKESGCNKMTCTCGAKMCYYCGANNIGYDHFGEISANKCPLYTQDLNKFHADRVIKSAVKAKEELGLIHNPQLLKIDPAAGLVEYFQQM
- the LOC123673603 gene encoding uncharacterized protein LOC123673603 isoform X1, coding for MDNYMAILQEIFPNRPIDQIEDVIQMVEENEEVEHSLETMINLLSESGDSTLEHGNEGLDEAAGFAHIPAENNVEWRKLVLFMEKIFPDICPIFLWNFCETNNFDWSEVEEIADRLVEVGGYELRTGNRCDAIFAQLSDMIPDADPDYLREKAELLAKQAPDNLQQFILAATETNGYPTRKEYLIRQRNMDGIRKFTRNFSIEGFLEAIPNPVEHFMSSSYKSSLNDDDITEADENYALKCLVNLYPYLREKDIVRVFKRKKNLILVSEILARVPRHFKKPRELLDIGEECENIKLLQEIAFVENKNQIKTAIKMKTEHYRLAREEAEKFGLLETCQCCYFEGLLPEECYLCKKNCPFCKDCVAKGAELAIGEGKLKFPCLTNCNSEFDISTLRMVLDKKIFDPLFTKIQIEELKRANIDGLETCPFCDFSMILSDQEKIFKCQNVDCMEMTCRECRHKAHMPLKCNEIEYDEDVRRRTYIENKMTEALVRTCWQCRKSFLKESGCNKMTCTCGAKMCYYCGANNIGYDHFGEISANKCPLYTQDLNKFHADRVIKSAVKAKEELGLIHNPQLLKIDPAAGLVEYFQQM
- the LOC123673603 gene encoding probable E3 ubiquitin-protein ligase rbrA isoform X3; its protein translation is MDNYMAILQEIFPNRPIDQIEDVIQMVEENEEVEHSLETMINLLSESGDSTLEHGNEGLDEAAGFAHIPAVGGYELRTGNRCDAIFAQLSDMIPDADPDYLREKAELLAKQAPDNLQQFILAATETNGYPTRKEYLIRQRNMDGIRKFTRNFSIEGFLEAIPNPVEHFMSSSYKSSLNDDDITEADENYALKCLVNLYPYLREKDIVRVFKRKKNLILVSEILARVPRHFKKPRELLDIGEECENIKLLQEIAFVENKNQIKTAIKMKTEHYRLAREEAEKFGLLETCQCCYFEGLLPEECYLCKKNCPFCKDCVAKGAELAIGEGKLKFPCLTNCNSEFDISTLRMVLDKKIFDPLFTKIQIEELKRANIDGLETCPFCDFSMILSDQEKIFKCQNVDCMEMTCRECRHKAHMPLKCNEIEYDEDVRRRTYIENKMTEALVRTCWQCRKSFLKESGCNKMTCTCGAKMCYYCGANNIGYDHFGEISANKCPLYTQDLNKFHADRVIKSAVKAKEELGLIHNPQLLKIDPAAGLVEYFQQM